A genome region from Lates calcarifer isolate ASB-BC8 unplaced genomic scaffold, TLL_Latcal_v3 _unitig_267_quiver_913, whole genome shotgun sequence includes the following:
- the LOC108893006 gene encoding plasma kallikrein codes for MFTVFKTEKMGARFISVALLCLCGLSFSQGCDHQRQENLDFPGSDVAVLFSPDAEHCQYLCTQHPACLFFSFIRPDCTVDNRHFHCFLKSTPSGQPTVQVAKQGITSGFSLRSCHPDPKPCLSQVYQHVDFYGADYRQLFTADYEECQRACTHDPACQFFTFLTDDFTPEKYRYKCHLKFSWPVPRTPEVVAEAGVVSGFSHSGQSHEHLSTDCEGKLFPKTNLPGHDIESLLAASPEHCQTLCSAHPQCSYFSYVGNNFKCYLKNNMAEMVAKAEEGVTSGLPTHFCQLVNKCAMKTLEGINLPGSDLRFLLVNNAKACQKTCTEDPNCQFYTYTIADRRCYLKRVITMPAPPKVTKLANAVSGFSLRNCHY; via the exons ATGTTCACTGTCTTCAAAACTGAGAAGATGGGAGCGCGCTTCATTTCAGTggctctgctctgcctctgtggcCTCTCCTTTAGTCAAG gTTGTGACCATCAGCGTCAGGAGAACTTGGATTTCCCAGGATCAGACGTAGCAGttctcttctctcctgatgCGGAGCACTGTCAGTACTTGTGCACCCAGCACCCTGcctgtctcttcttttcctttattaGGCCTGACTGCACCGTTGATAACAG GCACTTCCACTGCTTCCTCAAGTCCACTCCCTCTGGACAGCCCACGGTTCAGGTTGCAAAGCAGGGTATCACCTCTGGCTTTTCTCTTAGATCCTGCCACCCAGACCCAA AGCCTTGTCTGTCTCAGGTCTATCAACACGTGGACTTCTACGGAGCAGACTACAGACAGCTGTTCACAGCAGACTATGAGGAGTGTCAGAGAGCCTGCACACATGACCCTGCCTGTCAGTTCTTTACCTTTCTCACTGATGACTTTACACCTGAGAAGTACAG ATACAAATGCCACCTTAAATTCAGCTGGCCAGTACCAAGGACACCTGAAGTAGTGGCAGAGGCTGGTGTAGTATCTGGATTCTCCCACAGTGGACAATCACATGAACACTTGAgcacag ATTGTGAGGGCAAGCTCTTTCCAAAGACAAACCTTCCAGGACACGACATCGAGTCTCTGCTCGCTGCCTCTCCTGAACACTGTCAGACACTGTGCTCCGCTCATCCACAATGTTCCTACTTCTCCTATGTCGG GAACAATTTTAAATGTTACTTGAAAAATAATATGGCTGAAATGGTCGCCAAAGCTGAAGAAGGAGTCACATCTGGGTTACCCACACACTTCTGTCAGCTGGTTAACA AGTGTGCTATGAAGACTCTTGAAGGGATAAATTTGCCAGGTTCTGACCTTCGCTTCCTCCTGGTGAATAATGCTAAGGCGTGTCAGAAAACCTGTACTGAGGATCCCAACTGCCAGTTCTACACCTACACCATTGCTGA CCGCCGCTGCTATCTCAAGCGTGTCATCACCATGCCCGCGCCTCCCAAAGTTACTAAGCTGGCCAATGCTGTGTCTGGCTTCTCCCTGAGGAATTGCCACTATTAG
- the LOC108893007 gene encoding LOW QUALITY PROTEIN: uncharacterized protein LOC108893007 (The sequence of the model RefSeq protein was modified relative to this genomic sequence to represent the inferred CDS: substituted 1 base at 1 genomic stop codon): MFQQSIVQIVQMYKCCRTAFCPTYNCRATSLTAAVPQQSYSPLLSVSETNKMETHLILMGLLSICSLSFCQECSREFLENVDFPGTDITSVYSPDVEHCQLLCTQHPSCLFFTFVRADWTVDNRHFYCYLKSTPSGKPKVQNPLQGVTSGYSLKPCNPDPSSCLSQVYQNVDFFGADYRALFTSDHEECQRVCTQDPQCQFFTFVNDIFTSENIRYKCHLKYSWSVPRTPIVERKDGVVSGFSHKIQLTPFFKPACQNKLFPNTDIPGNNLETLPAASPEHCQTLCSAHPRCTYFSYDSSNFNXDMKSNGNEMVTRAKQGVTSGIPVHFCQLDNNWLKLAHEGVDFRGSDIRFELMDDPDTCQTTCTVNSNCQFYTYVNETFFDSDYRRRCYLKRVITMPAPPKVTKLNNVVSGFSLRDCCDHQRQENLDFPGSDVAVLFSPDAEHCQYLCTQHPACLFFSFIRPDCTVDNRHFHCFLKSTPSGQPTVQVAKQGITSGFSLRSCHPDPKPCLSQVYQHVDFYGADYRQLFTADYEECQRACTHDPACQFFTFLTDDFTPEKYRNKCHLKFSWPVPRIPTVIAKAGLVSGFSHSGQSHEHFSTDCEGKLFPNTDYPGHDIEVLPASSPEHCQTLCSAHPLCTYFAYIRNSFRCYLKHNPHEMVARAVAGITSGLPAHFCQLDNKWVKRTLEGVDFPYSDIRSFLVGDIEACQRTCTEDPNCQYYSYITAHRRCYLKRVITMPAPPKVTKLANAVSGFSLRNCQYKQLF; encoded by the exons ATGTTTCAACAGTCAATTGTACAAATAGTTCAGATGTACAAATGTTGCAGAACAGCCTTTTGCCCAACCTATAACTGCAGAGCCACCTCTTTAACTGCAGCTGTGCCTCAGCAGTCTTATTCTCCTCTGTTGAGTGTCAGCGAAACCAATAAGATGGAAACCCATTTGATTTTGATGGGTCTGCTCTCTATCTGCAGCCTCTCCTTTTGTCAAG AATGCAGTCGAGAGTTTCTGGAGAACGTGGATTTCCCCGGAACAGACATAACATCTGTCTACTCTCCCGATGTGGAGcactgtcagctgctgtgcACCCAGCACCCCTCCTGTCTCTTCTTTACCTTTGTTCGAGCTGACTGGACTGTTGATAACAG GCACTTCTACTGCTACCTTAAGTCCACTCCTTCTGGAAAGCCCAAAGTCCAGAATCCACTACAGGGTGTCACCTCTGGTTACTCTCTCAAACCCTGCAACCCAGACCCAA gcTCTTGTCTGTCTCAGGTGTACCAGAATGTGGACTTCTTCGGGGCAGACTACAGAGCTTTGTTCACATCCGACCATGAAGAGTGTCAGAGGGTCTGCACGCAGGACCCTCAGTGTCAGTTctttacttttgtaaatgacaTCTTCACGTCAGAGAATATAAG ATATAAATGTCACCTTAAATACAGCTGGTCAGTACCGAGGACTCCTATTGTAGAGAGAAAGGATGGTGTAGTTTCTGGATTCTCCCACAAAATACAACTAACTCCATTCTTTAAGCCAG CATGTCAGAACAAGCTTTTTCCAAACACTGACATCCCAGGAAACAACCTGGAGACGCTGCCCGCTGCCTCTCCTGAACACTGTCAGACCCTGTGCTCTGCTCATCCACGCTGTACCTACTTCTCCTACGACAG CAGTAACTTCAACTGAGACATGAAGAGCAATGGAAATGAAATGGTGACCAGAGCCAAACAGGGAGTCACATCTGGCATTCCAGTGCACTTCTGTCAGCTGGATAACA ACTGGCTTAAACTGGCTCACGAAGGAGTGGATTTCCGAGGCTCTGACATTCGCTTTGAGCTGATGGATGATCCAGACACGTGTCAGACGACGTGTACTGTCAATTCTAACTGCCAGTTCTACACCTATGTCAATGAAACCTTCTTTGACAGTGATTACCG GCGCCGCTGCTATCTCAAGCGTGTCATCACGATGCCTGCTCCTCCCAAAGTTACCAAACTGAACAATGTTGTGTCTGGCTTCTCCCTGAGGGACT gTTGTGACCATCAGCGTCAGGAGAACTTGGATTTCCCAGGATCAGACGTAGCAGttctcttctctcctgatgCGGAGCACTGTCAGTACTTGTGCACCCAGCACCCTGcctgtctcttcttttcctttattaGGCCTGACTGCACCGTTGATAACAG GCACTTCCACTGCTTCCTCAAGTCCACTCCCTCTGGACAGCCCACGGTTCAGGTTGCAAAGCAGGGTATCACCTCTGGCTTTTCTCTTAGATCCTGCCACCCAGACCCAA AGCCTTGTCTGTCTCAGGTCTATCAACACGTGGACTTCTACGGAGCAGACTACAGACAGCTGTTCACAGCAGACTATGAGGAGTGTCAGAGAGCCTGCACACATGACCCTGCCTGTCAGTTCTTTACCTTTCTCACTGATGACTTTACACCTGAGAAGTACAG GAACAAGTGCCACCTTAAATTCAGCTGGCCAGTACCAAGAATACCTACAGTAATAGCAAAGGCTGGTTTAGTATCTGGATTCTCCCACAGTGGACAGTCACATGAACACTTTAGcacag ATTGTGAGGGCAAGCTCTTTCCAAACACTGACTACCCAGGACACGACATCGAGGTTCTGCCCGCTTCCTCTCCTGAACACTGTCAGACACTGTGCTCTGCTCATCCACTCTGTACCTATTTTGCCTACATCAG GAATAGCTTTAGATGTTACCTGAAGCACAATCCACATGAAATGGTCGCCAGAGCTGTAGCAGGAATCACATCTGGGTTACCTGCACACTTCTGTCAGCTGGATAACA AGTGGGTTAAGAGGACTCTTGAAGGAGTAGATTTCCCATATTCTGACATTCGCTCTTTCCTGGTGGGTGACATTGAGGCGTGTCAGAGAACCTGTACTGAGGATCCCAACTGCCAGTACTACAGCTACATCACTGCTCA CCGCCGCTGCTATCTCAAGCGTGTCATCACCATGCCCGCTCCTCCCAAAGTTACTAAGCTGGCCAATGCTGTGTCTGGCTTCTCCCTGAGGAACTGCCAGTATAAACAACTTTTTTGA